One genomic segment of Paenibacillus xylanexedens includes these proteins:
- a CDS encoding metal ABC transporter ATP-binding protein: MILSSMRDVVFGYGKEPVIDQLSLDIHVGEFIGITGPNGSAKTTLLKLLLGLLKPWSGTIHMNPQLKRGNKSNIGYVPQQVASFNSGFPSTVNELVRSGCYTRLGLFRSFTAEQDAIAERSLREVGMWDYRNTRVGELSGGQKQRICIARAMAGQPQVLVLDEPTTGMDRHSREGFYNLMHHYVDAHGITIIMVTHGLEEMGDRLDRTITLERQESEEWQCLSTNSCNVPSGQVD; this comes from the coding sequence ATGATACTATCCTCCATGCGTGATGTTGTATTTGGATATGGCAAAGAGCCGGTCATTGATCAACTGTCGCTGGATATCCATGTGGGAGAGTTCATAGGCATCACAGGTCCCAATGGTTCTGCCAAAACGACCCTGTTAAAGCTGCTGCTAGGGCTATTGAAGCCCTGGAGCGGCACGATACATATGAATCCGCAGTTAAAACGTGGGAACAAGTCCAATATCGGTTATGTGCCCCAGCAGGTGGCATCGTTCAATAGTGGATTTCCCAGTACGGTGAATGAACTGGTCCGGTCCGGATGTTACACCAGGCTGGGATTATTCCGCAGCTTCACAGCAGAGCAGGATGCCATCGCTGAACGCAGTTTGCGGGAAGTTGGTATGTGGGATTATCGGAATACACGCGTCGGTGAGCTGTCTGGCGGACAGAAGCAGCGGATCTGTATTGCCAGAGCTATGGCTGGGCAACCGCAGGTTCTGGTACTGGATGAGCCAACAACTGGAATGGACCGCCACAGCCGTGAAGGATTTTACAATCTGATGCACCACTATGTTGATGCTCATGGGATAACGATTATTATGGTTACTCATGGACTGGAAGAGATGGGAGATCGATTGGACCGAACGATTACTCTGGAGCGGCAAGAAAGTGAGGAATGGCAGTGTTTGAGTACGAATTCATGCAACGTGCCTTCTGGGCAGGTGGACTGA
- the rpmG gene encoding 50S ribosomal protein L33 produces MRVIVTLACTECGDRNYTTTKNKRNHPERLEMKKYSPRLKKMTIHRETR; encoded by the coding sequence ATGAGAGTCATTGTAACTTTAGCCTGCACCGAGTGCGGGGACCGCAACTATACAACAACCAAGAACAAACGTAACCATCCAGAGAGACTTGAGATGAAGAAGTACTCCCCACGTTTGAAGAAAATGACGATCCATCGAGAAACCAGATAA
- a CDS encoding stalk domain-containing protein yields MKIKKSTFIGSLVACSLAFGALGVAASNGIQDIEAALDSNISFKVNGLSWTPKNEAGDKLNALVYDGDVYLPVSTTAEALGANVSLNVSNKVVSITNSGSGKSSSSSSNNSSTGTKGSEDSSKPSSSSNSSTSGSIKMTGTDAQMIVKLQKESLTLIKMYGKALKTGSTSEFDKYIDAKVIENPEIDIFDLGKQSQKDKFKTTVKGIIAANDKKTLTKYADQLINVKSADVKVIAMNDKTKTRHSYKAIYYPQGWTGSYGVYLTFVFSPQKSGNGDFYLGDLYFS; encoded by the coding sequence ATGAAGATCAAAAAATCAACTTTTATTGGGTCATTGGTAGCATGCAGTTTGGCTTTCGGTGCCCTGGGTGTAGCAGCTTCAAACGGAATTCAAGATATTGAAGCAGCACTCGACAGCAACATTAGCTTTAAAGTAAACGGTTTGTCTTGGACACCCAAGAATGAAGCTGGAGACAAACTGAATGCACTGGTATATGACGGTGATGTATACTTGCCTGTAAGTACCACAGCAGAAGCACTCGGAGCCAACGTATCTCTGAATGTTAGCAACAAAGTTGTAAGTATCACTAATTCAGGTAGCGGTAAGTCAAGCAGTTCGAGTAGTAATAACAGCAGTACAGGTACCAAAGGTTCTGAAGATTCAAGTAAACCAAGTAGTTCAAGTAACTCAAGCACTTCTGGCTCAATCAAGATGACTGGAACTGACGCTCAGATGATAGTCAAATTGCAGAAAGAATCTTTAACATTGATCAAAATGTATGGTAAAGCACTTAAAACAGGTAGCACTAGTGAATTTGATAAATACATAGATGCTAAAGTTATTGAAAATCCCGAGATCGACATTTTTGATCTGGGTAAGCAATCCCAGAAAGATAAATTTAAGACTACAGTCAAAGGTATCATTGCAGCAAATGATAAAAAAACGCTGACTAAATATGCAGATCAGTTGATTAATGTGAAATCAGCTGATGTTAAAGTGATTGCAATGAATGATAAAACCAAAACAAGACACAGTTACAAAGCCATTTATTATCCACAAGGATGGACGGGTTCCTATGGAGTGTACCTTACCTTTGTGTTTAGTCCGCAAAAAAGTGGCAACGGTGATTTTTATCTTGGCGATTTGTACTTTAGCTAA